One window of the Rutidosis leptorrhynchoides isolate AG116_Rl617_1_P2 unplaced genomic scaffold, CSIRO_AGI_Rlap_v1 contig589, whole genome shotgun sequence genome contains the following:
- the LOC139884698 gene encoding wall-associated receptor kinase 3-like: MRKLKQVVLFLSLAWHILSTSCQDLTGCEDKCGGTHVTYPFGIDEARCALSESFLLVCDRTKTGYPDQLMLWNVPVRNISIENGTVIVGIPRTFDCYDNPFHTMNLTLYGGSKEYGGGSKEYGTYMLSDTRNKLIGLGCATDVYMTDKEGNFGSGCYSLCNSSEIVELDTTCSSIGCCQIAIPKSMTTLNIRFYSLISDSSKQSSDPCGYGFLAEVNSFNLSKSSLSFSPEEMGERSDVALDWVVTQTYNSTICGNNATSFLSPNGQGYRCKCSQGFSGNPYLKEGCEDIDECKEPKTYYCEGSCKNTNGNYTCKCPLGMHGEGKVEGGCRGFRLTTTVTVVGAVIGCLVIVLLFFYIIKRRNRQKYFMENGGKLLNHQRVRIFSERELNKATNNYDKSNILGEGGFGIVYKGDLGNDVQVAIKKPKEVKREQLMNHEFQHEIEIVSQVNHKNAVKLLGLCLETKVPLLVYEFISNGTLFEHIHNKQPNNNLRNWKLRLRIAAETALALDYLHSLADPPIIHSDVKSTNILLDDNYMAKVSDFGASVLISPNHTALGTKIQGTLGYLDPEYLMTGILTEKSDVYSFGVVLVEILTGEKPAGGNGSQNIIQHFFNAMKNGNLSQILGFELADDSEIEEVEVVAELANECLNRSGMNRPTMRGVTEELARIKRSHENLCGPFNGEETEHLLGESSNIVSLDIEDYTYSI; this comes from the exons ATGAGAAAGCTTAAGCAAGTTGTGTTGTTTCTCTCATTGGCATGGCACATCCTTTCAACAAGTTGTCAAGATTTGACTGGCTGTGAGGATAAGTGTGGGGGTACTCATGTCACTTATCCTTTTGGGATAGATGAAGCTAGGTGTGCCTTAAGCGAATCCTTCCTCCTGGTATGTGATCGCACCAAAACTGGTTATCCCGATCAGCTAATGTTATGGAATGTTCCTGTTCGGAATATATCGATAGAAAACGGCACAGTGATAGTCGGCATTCCTAGAACATTTGATTGCTACGATAACCCATTCCATACTATGAACTTAACGCTGTATGGTGGATCAAAAGAGTATGGAGGTGGATCAAAAGAGTATGGAACGTATATGTTATCAGACACCAGAAACAAGCTCATTGGTTTGGGATGTGCCACTGATGTGTACATGACGGACAAAGAGGGCAATTTCGGGAGTGGGTGTTACTCGCTGTGTAACTCTTCAGAAATAGTTGAGCTGGATACCACTTGTTCAAGTATCGGTTGCTGCCAAATCGCAATTCCCAAAAGCATGACCACCTTAAATATTAGATTCTATTCTCTTATCAGTGACAGCTCCAAGCAGAGCTCTGATCCCTGCGGATACGGATTTTTAGCAGAAGTTAACTCCTTCAACTTATCAAAGTCAAGTCTCTCCTTCAGTCCAGAAGAAATGGGAGAACGATCAGACGTTGCGCTGGATTGGGTGGTTACACAAACATATAACTCAACTATCTGTGGCAATAACGCCACCAGCTTCTTGTCCCCAAATGGACAGGGCTATCGATgtaaatgcagtcaaggattttctGGAAATCCCTATCTTAAAGAAGGATGTGAAG ACATTGACGAGTGTAAGGAACCAAAAACTTACTATTGTGAAGGAAGTTGCAAAAACACAAATGGAAACTACACATGCAAATGTCCTTTAGGGATGCACGGTGAAGGTAAAGTAGAAGGTGGTTGTCGTGGCTTCCGTCTTACAACGACGGTCACAG TTGTGGGAGCAGTCATTGGATGTTTGGTCATTGTCCTGCTATTTTTCTACATAATCAAGCGAAGAAATAGACAGAAATATTTTATGGAAAATGGTGGCAAACTTTTGAATCACCAAAGGGTGAGAATCTTTAGCGAAAGAGAGCTAAATAAGGCTACAAATAATTATGATAAGAGTAATATTCTTGGTGAAGGCGGGTTTGGTATCGTGTACAAGGGAGATTTAGGAAATGATGTCCAAGTAGCGATCAAGAAGCCTAAAGAGGTGAAAAGGGAGCAGCTGATGAATCACGAGTTTCAACACGAAATCGAAATTGTTTCACAAGTTAATCACAAGAATGCTGTCAAGCTCTTAGGATTGTGCCTAGAAACCAAAGTGCCATTGCTAGTTTATGAGTTCATCTCTAATGGAACTCTCTTCGAACACATACACAACAAGCAACCGAACAATAACTTACGAAACTGGAAACTTCGTCTGAGGATTGCCGCCGAAACAGCTCTTGCACTTGACTATCTACATTCTTTAGCAGACCCTCCAATAATTCATAGCGATGTTAAGTCCACTAATATACTCCTAGACGACAACTACATGGCAAAAGTATCCGATTTCGGGGCTTCAGTGCTAATTTCTCCTAACCATACTGCATTAGGAACCAAAATACAAGGAACATTAGGCTACCTTGATCCAGAGTATCTAATGACAGGTATTTTAACGGAAAAGAGTGACGTCTACAGTTTTGGAGTGGTCCTGGTCGAGATTTTAACAGGAGAGAAGCCAGCCGGAGGAAATGGCAGCCAAAATATAATTCAACATTTCTTCAATGCGATGAAGAACGGAAATCTATCTCAAATTTTGGGGTTTGAGTTAGCCGATGACAGCGAAATAGAGGAAGTTGAAGTTGTTGCAGAGCTTGCCAACGAATGCCTAAACAGAAGTGGCATGAACAGGCCAACCATGAGAGGAGTGACTGAGGAGCTTGCCAGAATTAAAAGGTCACACGAGAATTTGTGTGGACCATTTAACGGCGAGGAAACCGAGCACTTACTGGGTGAAAGTAGCAATATAGTGTCTCTTGATATTGAGGATTACACTTATAGTATTTAA